A single Candidatus Krumholzibacteriia bacterium DNA region contains:
- a CDS encoding D-alanine--D-alanine ligase, whose amino-acid sequence MTGRTHTILLLAGGDSAERDVSLASGRGIARALRENGHRVLVVDPARPDVAPTEYDDAVFGDAKIGAEPPRIDPDVFRARAEFVKLLARVQSFKVDVVFNGLHGGAGEDGTVQAVMEYLGVPFTGSGSAGSAFAMDKQRAKILAAEAGVLVPQGLYFQRSALHAGTLEQQVRESVGLPAVVKPNAQGSSVGLTIVKDFKDLD is encoded by the coding sequence ATGACCGGGCGCACGCACACCATCCTCCTGCTCGCCGGCGGTGACTCCGCCGAGCGCGACGTGTCGCTCGCCAGCGGCCGCGGGATTGCGCGCGCGTTGCGCGAGAACGGCCACCGCGTGCTGGTCGTGGACCCCGCACGCCCCGACGTGGCCCCCACCGAGTACGACGACGCCGTTTTTGGAGACGCAAAGATCGGCGCCGAGCCGCCGCGTATCGATCCCGACGTGTTCCGCGCGCGCGCCGAGTTCGTGAAGCTGCTGGCGCGGGTGCAGTCGTTCAAGGTGGACGTGGTGTTCAACGGGCTGCACGGCGGTGCGGGCGAAGACGGCACCGTGCAGGCGGTGATGGAGTATCTGGGCGTCCCGTTCACGGGAAGCGGTTCGGCGGGCAGCGCGTTCGCCATGGACAAGCAGCGCGCCAAGATCCTCGCCGCGGAGGCGGGCGTGCTGGTGCCGCAGGGTTTGTACTTCCAGCGCTCCGCGTTGCACGCGGGAACGCTCGAACAGCAGGTGCGCGAGAGCGTGGGATTGCCGGCGGTGGTGAAACCCAACGCGCAGGGTTCCAGCGTGGGACTCACCATTGTGAAGGACTTCAAGGATCTCGACG
- a CDS encoding S8 family peptidase, which yields MSTPRNAFQLARDHAAMILLIAVSLGPAAALAQSPGAPQADRAALLDLSGRLAQRLQQQRPQLYDDLLASTDPAQVALNEDRNIRLMKISATGVPQYYTIHNIVSAATISTDQIWPGSGFALPQSGAGTDPGELAIWDAEMVYTGHLEFYPSRVTLQDTGFSHYHSTHVAGTMIAEGEAPYAKGMSYEAPLDSYNWDDDEAEMALAAAAGLQISNHSYGWLRGWTVNQYGQWYWYGDTTVNSDEDYLFGFYDESSQAWDQIAHDAPHYLIVKSSGNDRNDNGPGLFGEHRHYVPGTTNWVLATDYHQEDGYSSGYDNIDQKGVPKNILTVGAVEGIPGGYSLPADVVIADFSSWGPTDDGRIKPDLVADGIDVVSTFPGNSAYDTLSGTSMATPAVSGSLNLIARLFEAQHGKQPLSSTLKALAIAGTDEAGPYDGPDYVHGWGIMNTLRSAEIANASEFADKGVGETTLSNYDVHSYYFTVPTPGDVRVTIAWTDPPGTPPSPSLDPATPMLVNDLDLRVQRVGSTQYLPWKLNRLLPAFAATKADNTVDNVEQVDIANAPAGTYVVRVSHKGTLAAPQLYSLVWQGLQPTQPEAIGLITDGADIELRPLDTAIRESSSEGNQERGAFVAMVRDFNIQSVGIKLALTCPTDITASVYEADGMTRGALVTSSTISNAYHPGEVFYYVPLPVALNECEDYEIVFQFGNVRHWWSWLDSQITLPFQRAGVINVIGGSSAGGTASASLPHIDVVGSAPAPGATADLTPPATAWSTCGDSSTKRGVYVKAEKTIFVHSVTWRASYPAFSNVELRANIYDAIGTTRVSLIATGVSHPGILSSAMQDFEIPVSTILREGRNYDIELVFTAGTWECKSEGLFSLPFTVGAIRTLDGESNGNASNSIMPHIKVAWSDGPGGTVVDLEKPSDPSVYATSQPGYDRGAYVTAQVDKQLFSLGWLADIPEGETIGARVFEATGTTRGALIAAGSITSANPGERWHDIPVSASLLAGQDYDLEIEINGVNSYKYWLEYTGMPFTAGGIQVRDGETGGDASNLALVHLRVNTCGLTPTGVGDGPTIAPPFALREPYPNPVSGMARIGYSLDRDETVSVALYDVRGRRVATLLDSARRPAGTWQLDLPTRGLPAGVYFVKLSSASRSVSRKIVVVR from the coding sequence ATGTCGACCCCACGCAACGCGTTTCAATTGGCACGTGACCATGCAGCCATGATCCTCCTGATCGCCGTGAGCCTGGGTCCCGCGGCCGCGCTGGCGCAGTCGCCGGGAGCGCCGCAAGCAGACCGCGCGGCGCTGCTCGACCTGTCGGGCCGCCTGGCGCAGCGCCTCCAGCAGCAGCGCCCGCAGCTCTACGACGACCTGCTCGCGTCCACAGACCCGGCGCAGGTGGCGCTGAATGAGGATCGCAACATTCGCCTCATGAAGATTTCGGCGACCGGTGTTCCGCAGTACTACACCATTCATAACATCGTCTCCGCCGCAACCATCTCCACCGACCAGATCTGGCCCGGAAGCGGATTCGCGCTGCCGCAAAGTGGCGCGGGGACGGACCCGGGTGAGCTGGCGATCTGGGATGCGGAAATGGTGTACACAGGCCACCTGGAGTTCTACCCGTCCCGCGTGACGCTGCAGGACACCGGCTTTTCGCACTATCACTCGACGCACGTTGCCGGCACCATGATCGCGGAGGGGGAGGCACCCTACGCGAAGGGAATGTCTTATGAAGCGCCGCTCGACAGCTACAACTGGGATGACGACGAGGCGGAGATGGCACTGGCCGCCGCCGCGGGGCTGCAGATATCCAATCACTCCTACGGATGGCTGCGTGGCTGGACGGTGAACCAGTATGGACAGTGGTACTGGTACGGCGACACGACGGTGAATAGCGACGAAGACTACCTGTTCGGTTTCTACGACGAGTCTTCGCAAGCGTGGGATCAGATTGCGCACGATGCGCCGCACTATCTCATCGTCAAGTCGTCGGGGAACGACCGCAACGACAACGGCCCGGGCCTGTTCGGGGAACATCGTCACTACGTCCCGGGCACGACGAACTGGGTGTTGGCGACCGACTATCACCAGGAGGACGGCTACTCGTCGGGCTACGACAACATCGACCAGAAGGGTGTTCCGAAGAACATCCTCACTGTGGGTGCGGTGGAGGGCATTCCGGGGGGCTACTCGCTTCCCGCGGACGTCGTGATCGCTGACTTTTCCTCGTGGGGTCCCACCGACGACGGTCGCATCAAGCCCGACCTCGTGGCCGACGGCATTGATGTGGTATCGACGTTTCCCGGCAACTCCGCCTACGACACGCTTTCGGGCACCTCCATGGCCACGCCTGCCGTCTCGGGCTCGCTCAACCTGATTGCGCGCCTCTTCGAAGCGCAGCATGGCAAGCAGCCGCTCTCGTCCACGCTCAAAGCGCTCGCGATCGCTGGAACCGACGAGGCCGGACCGTACGACGGCCCGGACTACGTGCACGGCTGGGGAATAATGAACACGCTGCGTTCGGCGGAGATTGCGAACGCAAGCGAGTTCGCCGACAAGGGAGTGGGAGAGACGACCCTGTCCAACTACGACGTCCATTCGTACTACTTCACCGTTCCCACGCCCGGCGACGTGCGGGTCACTATTGCCTGGACCGACCCCCCCGGCACACCGCCCTCGCCATCGCTCGACCCCGCCACGCCGATGCTGGTCAACGATCTTGACCTGCGCGTGCAGCGCGTCGGGTCCACCCAGTACCTGCCCTGGAAACTCAACCGGCTGCTCCCCGCGTTTGCGGCCACGAAGGCCGACAACACGGTGGACAACGTCGAACAGGTGGACATTGCCAACGCGCCCGCCGGCACCTACGTCGTGCGCGTCAGCCACAAGGGCACGCTGGCCGCGCCACAGCTGTACTCGCTGGTGTGGCAGGGCCTGCAGCCCACGCAGCCCGAGGCCATTGGTCTCATCACCGACGGCGCGGACATCGAGCTGCGCCCGCTCGACACGGCCATCCGGGAGTCCAGCTCGGAGGGCAACCAGGAACGCGGCGCGTTCGTCGCAATGGTTCGTGATTTCAATATCCAGTCGGTGGGGATCAAGCTCGCCCTCACCTGCCCGACGGACATCACCGCCAGCGTGTATGAGGCGGACGGAATGACTCGTGGCGCTCTGGTGACCAGTTCCACAATCAGCAACGCATACCACCCGGGCGAGGTCTTCTACTACGTGCCGCTGCCGGTTGCGCTGAATGAGTGCGAGGACTACGAGATCGTCTTTCAGTTCGGCAACGTCCGGCACTGGTGGTCCTGGCTCGATTCGCAGATCACGCTACCGTTTCAGCGCGCGGGTGTTATCAATGTGATCGGTGGTTCGAGTGCGGGCGGAACCGCGAGCGCCTCTTTGCCACACATCGATGTGGTGGGATCGGCCCCCGCCCCGGGGGCGACCGCGGACCTCACCCCGCCGGCCACGGCTTGGAGCACGTGTGGAGACTCGAGCACCAAACGCGGCGTCTACGTGAAGGCGGAGAAGACCATCTTCGTTCACTCCGTTACCTGGCGCGCGAGCTACCCCGCGTTCTCCAATGTGGAGTTGCGCGCCAACATCTACGATGCCATCGGAACCACACGGGTGAGCCTCATCGCTACCGGTGTGTCGCACCCCGGCATCCTCTCGTCTGCAATGCAGGACTTCGAGATTCCGGTGAGCACGATACTGCGCGAAGGCCGCAACTATGACATCGAACTGGTCTTCACCGCCGGGACGTGGGAATGCAAGAGTGAGGGCCTGTTCTCACTGCCCTTCACCGTGGGCGCAATCCGCACGCTGGACGGCGAGTCGAACGGCAACGCCAGCAACAGCATTATGCCGCACATCAAGGTGGCGTGGAGCGATGGGCCTGGCGGAACGGTTGTCGATCTGGAAAAACCGTCCGATCCCAGTGTGTATGCGACGTCGCAGCCGGGCTACGATCGCGGTGCGTACGTGACCGCGCAGGTGGACAAGCAACTGTTCTCGCTGGGTTGGCTGGCGGACATCCCGGAGGGTGAGACAATCGGCGCGCGCGTGTTCGAGGCGACCGGCACCACACGTGGTGCATTGATTGCCGCGGGGAGTATCACCTCGGCGAATCCCGGTGAGCGCTGGCATGACATCCCCGTGAGTGCATCGCTCCTGGCCGGCCAGGACTACGATCTTGAAATCGAGATCAACGGCGTCAACTCGTACAAGTACTGGCTTGAGTACACCGGGATGCCGTTCACCGCGGGTGGCATCCAGGTCCGCGACGGTGAAACCGGGGGAGACGCCTCCAATCTGGCGCTGGTCCACCTGCGCGTCAACACCTGTGGTTTGACACCGACGGGTGTGGGCGACGGCCCCACCATTGCACCACCGTTCGCGCTGCGAGAGCCGTACCCCAATCCGGTCTCGGGCATGGCGCGGATCGGTTACTCCCTCGACCGCGACGAAACCGTGTCGGTTGCGCTGTATGATGTGCGCGGGCGCAGGGTGGCAACCCTGCTCGACAGCGCCCGCCGGCCTGCCGGAACGTGGCAACTCGACCTGCCCACGCGGGGACTCCCGGCTGGCGTGTACTTTGTGAAGCTGTCGTCGGCCTCGCGCAGCGTATCCCGCAAGATCGTCGTTGTTCGTTAA
- a CDS encoding LysE family translocator, whose translation MPDSPGFALFLLTSLVLLVVPGPAVLYIVARSIDEGWTSGVVSALGIALGSVGLVVAAAFGISALIEASPIAFDIVRYLGAAYLIYLGVRTWRARDSGGMSVVRPTATHGRAFREGIVVNFLNPKTAVFFIAFLPQFVDPAGSVRTQFVTLGLIFVAMGVVTDTAYALLASAAAARLHASTRFPRVRRIAVAIVYVGLGVLAALAHPV comes from the coding sequence ATGCCGGATTCGCCTGGTTTTGCGCTGTTCCTGCTGACCTCCCTGGTGCTGCTGGTGGTGCCGGGCCCCGCGGTGCTCTACATCGTGGCGCGCAGCATCGACGAGGGATGGACGAGCGGTGTGGTCTCGGCGCTCGGTATCGCGCTGGGCAGCGTGGGACTCGTCGTTGCGGCCGCCTTCGGTATCTCGGCGCTGATCGAAGCGTCACCGATTGCCTTCGACATCGTCCGCTACCTGGGCGCCGCCTATCTCATCTATCTCGGTGTGCGCACGTGGCGCGCGCGCGACAGCGGCGGCATGTCGGTGGTGCGACCCACCGCCACCCACGGGCGTGCCTTCCGCGAAGGCATCGTCGTCAACTTCCTCAATCCCAAGACGGCCGTCTTCTTCATCGCGTTCCTGCCCCAGTTCGTGGACCCGGCCGGGAGTGTTCGCACCCAGTTCGTAACCCTGGGACTCATCTTCGTCGCCATGGGGGTGGTCACCGACACCGCCTATGCGCTCCTCGCCAGCGCGGCGGCCGCCCGGCTGCACGCCAGCACCCGCTTTCCGCGCGTACGCCGCATCGCGGTGGCCATCGTTTACGTTGGACTCGGCGTCCTGGCCGCCCTCGCGCACCCGGTGTAA
- a CDS encoding DUF1579 domain-containing protein: MMRALLAALLLTCILPAVAAAQPGEAPAETREAMARLSFLVGSWAGDAWMQTGPGPRADITQTEAVTAHLDGLVLVVAGEGRLKSNPETIVHQAFATIAWDANAKHYRVQAVRKDGNSVDAVGEFTEDGTFQWGFDMRGGKVRYTIQHTDDDGWLETGEFSANGTDWQQFLEMRLTRVK; this comes from the coding sequence ATGATGCGCGCTCTGCTGGCAGCGTTGCTGCTGACGTGTATTCTCCCCGCTGTCGCCGCGGCGCAACCCGGCGAAGCACCCGCGGAGACGCGCGAAGCCATGGCGCGGCTGTCGTTTCTGGTGGGCTCGTGGGCCGGTGACGCCTGGATGCAGACCGGCCCCGGACCGCGCGCCGACATCACGCAGACCGAGGCCGTCACGGCGCACCTCGACGGGCTGGTGCTGGTGGTCGCGGGCGAGGGGCGGCTCAAGAGCAATCCGGAAACCATCGTCCACCAGGCGTTCGCCACCATCGCCTGGGACGCGAACGCGAAGCACTACCGCGTGCAGGCGGTTCGCAAGGACGGCAACTCGGTGGATGCGGTGGGAGAATTCACAGAGGATGGCACCTTCCAGTGGGGTTTCGACATGCGGGGCGGAAAAGTCCGCTACACGATCCAGCACACCGACGATGACGGCTGGCTCGAGACCGGAGAATTCTCCGCCAACGGGACCGACTGGCAACAGTTCCTCGAGATGCGGCTCACGCGCGTGAAGTAA
- a CDS encoding DUF4198 domain-containing protein yields MKSVIGIAALALAVATAAVAHDTWINTRDVSRSTVTFEISSGMDFPELDAAPSVDRIRASGWRLGSKSGRFDNFGEKMSSLEMSVDFEGQGTAVAWVAFKPKEIDLEPDEVDEYLDEIGAPERLRRTWESMGADATWHETYTKYAKTFVAVGDGGEDPSCIPPLGTAVELVPVRDPTTIAEGDSIVIRVLRNGYESEGQAVVALCGDSGERTIKYANRSGHVSFMIDAGGPWLFSATELRLQTDGTWTSDFTTMSVTIGGQ; encoded by the coding sequence ATGAAGTCAGTGATCGGAATCGCGGCACTCGCACTGGCGGTGGCAACGGCCGCTGTTGCTCATGACACCTGGATCAACACCAGGGATGTTTCGCGCTCCACGGTGACATTCGAGATATCGAGCGGGATGGACTTCCCCGAACTCGACGCCGCTCCGTCGGTGGATCGAATCCGGGCATCGGGCTGGCGCCTCGGCAGCAAGAGCGGACGCTTCGATAACTTCGGCGAAAAAATGTCGTCGCTCGAGATGTCGGTGGACTTCGAGGGGCAGGGCACCGCGGTGGCGTGGGTGGCCTTCAAGCCCAAGGAAATCGACCTGGAGCCGGACGAGGTCGACGAGTACCTGGACGAGATCGGTGCGCCGGAACGGTTGCGGCGGACGTGGGAGTCCATGGGGGCAGACGCCACGTGGCACGAGACCTACACCAAGTACGCCAAGACCTTCGTGGCGGTTGGCGATGGCGGGGAAGACCCGTCCTGCATTCCGCCGCTGGGAACCGCGGTGGAACTGGTGCCGGTGCGCGACCCCACCACCATTGCCGAGGGCGACTCGATCGTGATTCGCGTGCTGAGAAACGGCTACGAGTCCGAGGGGCAGGCGGTGGTTGCATTGTGCGGTGACAGCGGAGAGCGCACCATCAAGTACGCCAACAGGTCGGGGCACGTGTCGTTCATGATTGACGCCGGCGGACCGTGGCTGTTCAGCGCCACCGAACTGCGGCTGCAGACCGACGGAACCTGGACCAGCGACTTCACCACCATGTCCGTCACAATCGGAGGACAATGA
- the gltX gene encoding glutamate--tRNA ligase: protein MAKIKNVRVRFAPSPTGYLHVGGARTAIFNHLFARHHGGTFILRIEDTDSERSTVESEQAVMEDMRWLGIDWDEGPDVGGPHGPYRQSERHAIYKEVADELRKKGVAYSCFCTEEELELKREEAIAESRAPQYDGTCRDLAPQEIEKKRAAGLPEAVRFRVGDGVVRFHDEVRGDMELSHEMVGDWVILRSNGLPTYNFAAAVDDLRMEISHVIRGEEHLPNTLRQIMIYDAMGAKHPAFVHVPLILAEDRSKLSKRHGASSVGDLRDSGYLPDAAFNYLLLLGWSHPAAREIMSREEMVKSFAIERVGKAAAIFDRQKLQWMNGQYIRKLPLDTLVTLVDRYWPDDLRERYDDATRREIVAILQDSLETLADLPHRARIFEAAVELDQETRELVATQNAQRVLAGMTQRLRDFSGDFTPEAFKEMILATGGDTGLKGKELYFPIRGAMTGSVHGPDLTRVAAVKGRDTVLRSLEEAKQ from the coding sequence ATGGCCAAGATCAAGAACGTCCGCGTGCGCTTTGCGCCCAGCCCCACCGGATACCTGCACGTGGGTGGTGCGCGCACGGCAATATTCAATCACCTGTTCGCGCGCCATCACGGCGGCACCTTCATTCTGCGCATCGAGGACACCGACTCCGAGCGCAGCACGGTGGAAAGCGAGCAGGCGGTCATGGAGGACATGCGCTGGCTGGGCATCGACTGGGACGAGGGCCCGGACGTTGGCGGCCCGCACGGCCCTTATCGCCAGTCCGAGCGCCACGCCATCTACAAGGAAGTGGCGGACGAACTGCGCAAGAAGGGCGTCGCGTACTCGTGCTTCTGTACTGAGGAGGAACTCGAGCTCAAGCGGGAGGAAGCCATCGCCGAGAGCCGCGCGCCGCAGTACGACGGCACCTGCCGTGACCTCGCGCCGCAGGAGATCGAGAAGAAGCGCGCGGCCGGACTCCCGGAGGCGGTTCGCTTTCGCGTGGGTGACGGCGTGGTGCGCTTCCACGACGAGGTGCGCGGCGACATGGAGCTGTCGCACGAAATGGTGGGCGACTGGGTGATCCTGCGTTCCAATGGACTGCCCACGTACAACTTCGCCGCCGCGGTGGACGACCTGCGCATGGAGATCTCGCACGTGATTCGCGGCGAGGAACACCTGCCCAACACGCTGCGTCAAATCATGATTTACGATGCAATGGGTGCAAAGCATCCCGCCTTCGTGCACGTCCCGCTCATCCTGGCCGAGGACCGTTCCAAGCTCTCCAAGCGCCACGGCGCCAGTTCGGTGGGCGACCTGCGCGACAGCGGCTACCTGCCCGACGCCGCGTTCAACTACCTGCTGCTGCTGGGATGGTCGCACCCGGCGGCCAGGGAAATCATGTCGCGCGAGGAAATGGTGAAGTCGTTCGCCATCGAACGCGTGGGAAAAGCGGCGGCCATCTTCGACCGGCAGAAACTGCAGTGGATGAACGGGCAGTACATCCGCAAGCTCCCGCTGGACACGCTGGTGACGCTGGTTGACCGCTACTGGCCCGACGACCTGCGCGAACGCTACGACGACGCCACCCGGCGCGAGATCGTGGCCATCCTGCAGGACAGCCTGGAGACCCTGGCCGATCTGCCCCACCGCGCGCGCATCTTCGAAGCGGCGGTGGAGCTGGACCAGGAGACGCGCGAGCTGGTGGCGACGCAGAACGCGCAGCGCGTGCTCGCGGGCATGACGCAACGCCTGCGGGACTTCTCCGGTGACTTCACGCCCGAAGCGTTCAAGGAGATGATCCTCGCGACGGGCGGGGATACGGGACTCAAGGGCAAGGAACTCTACTTTCCCATTCGCGGTGCGATGACGGGGTCGGTGCACGGCCCGGATCTCACCCGCGTGGCGGCGGTGAAGGGCAGAGACACGGTGTTGCGCTCGCTGGAGGAGGCAAAGCAATGA
- the ispF gene encoding 2-C-methyl-D-erythritol 2,4-cyclodiphosphate synthase: protein MTRMGIGFDIHAVASGRPLMLGCVHIEDAPLGLAGHSDADAVSHAVCDALLGAAALGDIGEHFPDSDEQWKDAPGSTFLAHVAQMVRGLGYEIVNIDCTVLADIVHLGDRKRDMAAEMARHLGVSAGQVNVKATTFEGKGAIGRGEAIACEAIAVLERAGSDRMGEWQESVI from the coding sequence ATGACAAGAATGGGAATCGGGTTCGACATCCACGCGGTGGCCAGTGGAAGGCCGCTCATGCTGGGGTGTGTGCACATCGAGGACGCGCCGCTCGGACTTGCCGGCCACTCCGATGCCGACGCCGTGAGTCACGCGGTGTGTGACGCGTTGCTGGGCGCCGCCGCGCTGGGCGATATCGGCGAACACTTCCCGGACAGCGACGAGCAGTGGAAGGACGCGCCGGGCAGCACGTTCCTCGCCCATGTGGCGCAAATGGTGCGCGGACTCGGTTATGAGATCGTCAACATCGACTGCACCGTTCTCGCGGACATCGTCCATCTCGGCGACCGCAAGCGCGATATGGCCGCGGAGATGGCGCGCCACCTGGGTGTGTCCGCCGGCCAGGTGAACGTCAAGGCCACCACCTTCGAGGGCAAGGGAGCCATCGGCCGCGGCGAAGCCATCGCGTGCGAGGCCATCGCCGTGCTGGAGCGGGCCGGGTCGGATCGCATGGGTGAGTGGCAGGAGTCGGTCATTTAG
- the ispD gene encoding 2-C-methyl-D-erythritol 4-phosphate cytidylyltransferase, with the protein MVALIMAGGAGERFGTKTPKQLTVLAGRPMLAWSAGVFARSTRVSWIVLVGPAAQERALRAVLTADADAKLHAFAAGGPTRQQSVSNGLAAVPDGTTHVLIHDAARPCVSETLCERVIDALAVSDAVVPVVPATDTLVQVRDSRVEIMVDRAAIAGVQTPQGFRHDLVMKAHREAKARGFESSDDGSLVLAMGAPVVTVPGERSNLKVTYKEDIGIAEAILQGRSIS; encoded by the coding sequence GTGGTCGCGCTTATCATGGCCGGCGGCGCCGGGGAGCGCTTCGGGACGAAGACGCCCAAGCAACTCACGGTGCTGGCCGGGCGGCCCATGCTGGCGTGGTCGGCGGGCGTGTTTGCGCGCTCCACCCGGGTGAGCTGGATCGTGCTGGTGGGTCCGGCGGCGCAAGAGCGGGCGCTGCGCGCGGTGCTCACCGCGGATGCAGACGCCAAGCTGCACGCGTTCGCGGCCGGCGGCCCAACCCGGCAGCAGTCGGTGAGCAATGGACTGGCGGCGGTGCCGGACGGAACCACGCACGTGCTCATTCACGATGCCGCGCGGCCCTGCGTATCGGAGACATTATGCGAGCGCGTCATCGACGCTCTGGCGGTGAGCGATGCGGTGGTGCCGGTGGTGCCGGCCACCGACACGCTGGTTCAGGTGCGCGACTCACGCGTGGAGATCATGGTGGATCGCGCGGCCATTGCCGGCGTGCAGACGCCGCAGGGATTCCGTCACGACCTGGTCATGAAGGCGCACCGCGAGGCGAAGGCGCGCGGCTTCGAATCGAGCGATGACGGTTCCCTGGTGCTTGCGATGGGGGCGCCGGTAGTCACGGTGCCGGGTGAGCGCAGCAATCTGAAGGTCACGTATAAGGAAGACATCGGGATTGCCGAGGCAATCCTGCAAGGGAGAAGCATTTCATGA
- a CDS encoding MlaD family protein has protein sequence MTSRGLEVRVGAVVVVATVIAIIGTMWFQKFQLMEKRYSFYVVFNEVGGLVTGDAIFINGVDRGRVSAIQLEPDRVMVEMAVREGVLIPRDSQVSLKAVGIMGERLVAIRQGVSTTYVEPGDTLNGEFLMGLSEVMGSAGSILGDVEITVRELREVTQTLSGDGRLQEGVGDFAATGKNLRQMTEKNRKRLDNAVMRFERSATMLDSLVSGHFAEIDSSLASIARAGGSAEIAADNLADMSKDLKEIAARLRAGEGTAGRLLNDDELINRLESTVAEMDSLMEDIRRNPGRYVKFSLF, from the coding sequence GTGACGAGCCGCGGTCTGGAAGTGCGCGTGGGCGCGGTGGTGGTGGTCGCCACGGTGATTGCCATCATTGGAACCATGTGGTTCCAGAAGTTCCAGCTCATGGAGAAGCGCTATTCGTTCTACGTCGTGTTCAACGAAGTGGGCGGACTGGTGACGGGTGACGCCATCTTCATCAACGGTGTGGATCGCGGCCGCGTGAGCGCAATTCAGCTTGAACCGGACCGGGTGATGGTGGAGATGGCGGTGCGCGAGGGGGTTCTCATTCCGCGCGATTCGCAGGTCTCCCTCAAGGCGGTTGGCATCATGGGCGAACGCCTGGTGGCCATCCGTCAGGGCGTCTCCACCACCTACGTCGAGCCGGGCGACACGCTGAACGGCGAGTTCTTGATGGGCCTCAGCGAGGTGATGGGCTCGGCCGGGTCGATCCTCGGTGACGTGGAGATCACGGTGCGCGAGCTGCGCGAGGTTACGCAGACATTGAGCGGTGACGGCCGGCTCCAGGAGGGCGTGGGCGACTTCGCCGCCACCGGGAAGAACCTGCGCCAGATGACGGAGAAGAACCGCAAGCGTCTGGATAACGCGGTCATGCGCTTTGAGCGCTCCGCCACCATGCTGGACAGCCTGGTGTCCGGCCACTTTGCAGAAATCGATTCGTCGCTCGCATCCATCGCGCGCGCGGGCGGCAGCGCCGAGATCGCGGCCGACAACCTGGCCGACATGTCGAAGGACCTCAAGGAGATCGCCGCGAGGCTGCGCGCGGGCGAAGGGACCGCGGGGCGGCTGCTCAACGACGACGAGCTGATCAACCGGTTGGAGTCGACGGTGGCGGAGATGGATTCGCTCATGGAAGATATCCGCAGGAATCCCGGCCGCTACGTCAAGTTCAGCCTGTTCTAG
- a CDS encoding ABC transporter ATP-binding protein produces MISIECRDVWKSFGHKRVLRGVDLTIAPGETLVIMGQSGSGKSVLLKHFVGLLAPDRGTILVDGQDVVRLPRKKLFELRMRFGMVFQGAALFDSDTVLRNVGLALREHTDMTGAEIRAIVNEKLRMVGLEGVGDKYPAELSGGMKKRVGFARAIAMNPECVLYDEPTTGLDPIMADVINTLINKLADELKITSVVVTHDLASAYKVADRIAMLHEGKIIFHGTPHEIRHTDNPAVRQFIEGRAHGPIIVGSSE; encoded by the coding sequence ATGATTTCAATCGAGTGTCGCGATGTTTGGAAGAGCTTCGGCCACAAGCGTGTCCTGCGCGGGGTCGATCTCACCATTGCTCCCGGCGAAACCCTGGTCATCATGGGCCAGAGCGGCAGTGGCAAGAGCGTCCTCCTGAAGCATTTCGTGGGGCTGCTGGCGCCGGACCGGGGCACCATACTGGTGGACGGCCAGGACGTGGTCCGACTGCCCCGAAAGAAGCTGTTCGAGCTTCGCATGCGCTTTGGTATGGTGTTCCAGGGCGCGGCGTTGTTCGACTCGGACACGGTTCTCAGGAACGTCGGGCTGGCGCTGCGCGAACACACGGATATGACCGGCGCCGAGATTCGCGCCATCGTGAACGAGAAGCTTCGCATGGTGGGCCTGGAGGGTGTGGGTGACAAGTACCCGGCGGAGTTGTCAGGCGGCATGAAGAAGCGCGTGGGTTTTGCGCGGGCCATCGCCATGAATCCGGAATGCGTGCTGTATGACGAACCCACCACCGGCCTCGATCCCATCATGGCGGACGTGATCAACACGCTCATCAACAAGCTTGCGGACGAACTCAAGATCACCTCGGTGGTGGTGACGCACGACCTCGCCAGCGCCTACAAAGTGGCGGACCGCATTGCCATGCTGCACGAGGGCAAGATCATCTTTCACGGCACGCCGCACGAAATACGACACACCGACAACCCGGCGGTGCGCCAGTTCATCGAAGGCCGCGCGCACGGACCCATCATCGTGGGGAGCAGCGAGTGA